A single genomic interval of Syngnathoides biaculeatus isolate LvHL_M chromosome 1, ASM1980259v1, whole genome shotgun sequence harbors:
- the tgfbr2b gene encoding TGF-beta receptor type-2 has translation MELLRFSAFWWGAILYGSIVLEQADAYIMKVRRLCKFCDVQPTSCTGQGSCKVECDITAICTHDDDVCVAIWRKKDDNVTFDTVCHNPAHKLYGLVLEDYNNSKCEMKEIKGMGSSFFMCTCSEDECNDHIIFNTHMDSQVAVILVSLVPLLIMAILVITSFYCYRVYRQRRANAKRKKLDFSDAHAIMGDDEGSDSSSTHANNLNHNTELLPIELDIQVGKGRFAEVYKAKLKQGSSVSDEHGFETVAVKIFSYEEYASWKNEKDIFSDADLRHENVLHFLTAEERKVQRQYWLITAFQPKGNLQDYLTHHIISWHDLWLLGGSLASGLAHLHSDHTPCGRYKVPIAHRDIKSSNILVKSDLTCCLCDFGLALRLDNSLSVDELANSGQVGTARYMAPEVLESRINLENIESFKQADVYSMALVLWEIISRCSAIGEVKEYEPPFGNLREHPCVESMKDSVLRDRGRPEIPNSWINHTGIQLVCSCIDDCWDHDPEARLTAQCVAERFDDIEYLDKLSDRSDSEEKIPEEIIVVDKK, from the exons ATGGAGCTACTTCGCTTTTCCGCTTTCTGGTGGGGAGCAATACTCTATGGTAGTATTGTGCTCGAGCAGGCGG ACGCCTATATAATGAAAGTGAGAAGGCTGTGCAAGTTTTGCGACGTACAACCAACCAGCTGCACTGGTCAGGGGAGCTGCAAAGTGGAGTGTGACATCACAGCGATCTGCACGCATGACGACGATGTGTGTGTCGCTATTTG GAGAAAGAAGGACGATAACGTCACGTTTGACACAGTCTGCCACAACCCAGCTCACAAGCTTTATGGCCTTGTCCTGGAGGACTACAACAACAGCAAGTGTGAGATGAAAGAAATAAAGGGCATGGGCTCGTCGTTCTTTATGTGCACTTGCTCTGAGGATGAGTGCAACGACCATATCATCTTTAACACCC aCATGGATTCACAGGTTGCTGTCATCCTGGTGAGCCTGGTTCCTCTTCTGATTATGGCCATCTTGGTAATTACTTCTTTCTACTGTTATCGAGTCTACCGTCAGCGCAGAGCAAATGCAAAACGCAAGAAACTGGACTTCAGTGACGCTCATGCCATTATGGGGGACGACGAGGGTTCTGACAGCAGCTCAACACATGCCAACAACCTTAACCACAATACTGAGTTGTTGCCTATTGAATTGGATATCCAGGTGGGGAAAGGTCGCTTTGCTGAAGTTTACAAAGCCAAACTCAAGCAGGGATCCTCCGTCAGTGACGAGCATGGTTTTGAGACTGTGGCGGTTAAGATTTTCTCATACGAGGAGTACGCCTCCTGGAAAAATGAGAAGGACATTTTCTCGGATGCTGACCTGAGACATGAAAACGTACTCCACTTCCTGACAGCAGAGGAGAGGAAGGTACAGAGACAGTACTGGCTGATTACAGCGTTCCAGCCAAAAGGCAACCTCCAAGATTACTTGACCCATCATATTATTAGCTGGCACGATTTGTGGTTGCTGGGAGGATCACTTGCCAGTGGACTGGCACATCTTCACAGTGACCACACGCCATGTGGCCGCTACAAGGTGCCTATTGCTCACAGAGACATTAAGAGCTCCAACATACTAGTGAAGAGTGACCTGACCTGCTGCCTGTGTGACTTTGGGCTTGCGCTCCGTCTGGACAACTCGTTGTCTGTGGACGAGCTAGCAAATAGTGGacag GTGGGAACTGCAAGGTACATGGCTCCAGAGGTCTTGGAGTCCAGGATCAACCTGGAAAACATTGAGTCCTTCAAACAAGCGGATGTATACTCCATGGCACTTGTACTGTGGGAGATCATTTCCAGGTGTAGCGCAATTGGAG AGGTGAAAGAGTATGAGCCTCCCTTTGGAAACTTAAGGGAGCACCCATGCGTCGAGAGCATGAAGGACAGCGTGCTACGAGACCGAGGAAGACCGGAGATTCCCAACAGCTGGATCAACCACACG GGCATCCAGCTGGTTTGTTCTTGCATCGACGACTGCTGGGACCACGACCCAGAAGCCCGCCTGACAGCCCAGTGTGTCGCCGAGCGCTTCGACGACATTGAGTACTTGGACAAACTATCCGACCGCTCCGATTCAGAAGAGAAGATCCCCGAAGAGATCATTGTGGTGGACAAGAAGTAG